In Xanthomonas theicola, a single genomic region encodes these proteins:
- the treS gene encoding maltose alpha-D-glucosyltransferase, translating into MNAAVPSPADSEARPLARDALWYKDAIIYQVHVKSFFDSNDDGIGDFPGLISKLDYIADLGVDTIWLLPFYPSPRRDDGYDIAEYMAVHPDYGSIADFERLVAQAHARGIRVVTELVINHTSDQHPWFQRARQAPAGSPERDFYVWSDSDQDYAGTRIIFCDTENANWTWDPVAGQYFWHRFYSHQPDLNFDNPAVLEAVLEVMRFWLDLGVDGLRLDAVPYLIERPGTSNENLPETHAILRRIRATLDAEYPDRMLLAEANMWPEDTQQYFGENADECHMAFHFPLMPRMYMAIAREDRFPITDIMRQTPEIPQSCQWAIFLRNHDELTLEMVTDSERDYLWQTYAADRRARINLGIRRRLAPLLERDRRRIELMTSLLLTMPGTPVLYYGDEIGMGDNIHLGDRDGVRTPMQWSIDRNGGFSRADPAALVLPPIMDPLYGFQAVNVEAQMRDQHSLLTWTRRILSVRKRYRAFGRGALRFLYPGNRRLLAYLRCHEDETVLCVANLSHTLQAVELDLSEFEGRVPVDIIGGGSFPPIGRLTYLLTVPAFGFYAFQLVGNATLPDWHVPAPMPLPDYQTLVLRGAVDAAALLPHLATLERDVLPTWLSTRRWFAAKDRALRGVRIARRTPLPGSDALTLLEIEAELEHGERERYILPLGIVWDREQPSVLAEQLALARVRHGREVGYLTDGFALKSLTRTTLAALREGTVLAIDGETHAGADAAPEQIRFCAAPALAAVEITEDAEIRWLSAEQSNSSLIVGDKAVFKLLRRVSAGANPEIELGARLTAVGYANAAPLFGHVTRVDAQGVETTLALLQGFVRNQGDAWRWTLDHLARGAEEYAAAQDDAARHESVAGYDAFAEVVGRRLAELHDALAQPTGAAAFAPQPVDAAVAQRVVAGVEQQVQATWDTLAAHRGAGEDGAERAAVDALLAARPRLDAWLRQAPALLDGALLTRVHGDFHLGQILVAFDDVVLIDFEGEPAKSLAERRAKGSPLHDVAGFLRSLDYASEVSARGEEGTAARVGIGLDSARDAFLAAFRSRASAAFLAAYRTVLDASPHPWVAPAAFETTTLLFLIEKASYEIRYEAANRPAWIMVPIQGLLRILERFPAPEEAIR; encoded by the coding sequence ATGAATGCTGCTGTTCCGTCGCCCGCCGACAGCGAGGCGCGTCCGCTCGCGCGCGACGCGCTCTGGTACAAGGACGCGATCATCTACCAGGTGCACGTGAAGTCGTTCTTCGATTCCAACGACGACGGCATCGGCGATTTTCCCGGGCTGATCTCCAAGCTCGACTACATCGCCGACCTCGGCGTGGACACCATCTGGCTGCTGCCGTTCTATCCCAGCCCGCGCCGCGACGATGGCTACGACATCGCCGAGTACATGGCGGTGCATCCGGACTACGGCAGCATCGCCGACTTCGAGCGGCTGGTGGCGCAGGCGCACGCGCGCGGCATCCGCGTCGTCACCGAATTGGTGATCAACCACACCTCCGACCAGCATCCTTGGTTCCAGCGCGCGCGCCAAGCGCCGGCCGGCTCGCCGGAGCGCGACTTCTACGTGTGGTCCGACAGCGACCAGGACTACGCCGGCACCCGCATCATCTTCTGCGATACCGAGAACGCCAACTGGACCTGGGACCCGGTGGCCGGCCAGTACTTCTGGCACCGCTTCTACTCGCACCAGCCGGACCTGAACTTCGACAACCCGGCGGTGCTGGAAGCGGTGCTGGAAGTGATGCGCTTCTGGCTGGACCTGGGTGTGGACGGACTGCGTCTGGACGCGGTGCCGTACCTGATCGAGCGTCCGGGCACCTCCAACGAGAACCTGCCCGAGACCCACGCGATCCTGCGCCGCATCCGCGCCACGTTGGACGCGGAGTATCCGGACCGCATGCTGCTGGCCGAGGCCAACATGTGGCCCGAGGACACCCAGCAATACTTCGGCGAGAACGCCGACGAATGCCACATGGCGTTCCACTTCCCGCTGATGCCGCGCATGTACATGGCCATCGCGCGCGAGGACCGCTTCCCGATCACCGACATCATGCGCCAGACCCCGGAAATCCCGCAGAGCTGCCAGTGGGCGATCTTCCTGCGCAACCACGACGAGCTGACCCTGGAGATGGTCACCGACTCGGAGCGCGACTACCTGTGGCAGACCTACGCCGCCGACCGCCGCGCGCGCATCAACCTGGGCATCCGCCGGCGCCTGGCGCCGCTGCTGGAGCGCGACCGCCGCCGCATCGAGCTGATGACCTCGCTGTTGCTGACCATGCCCGGCACGCCGGTGCTGTACTACGGCGACGAGATCGGCATGGGCGACAACATCCACCTCGGCGACCGCGACGGCGTGCGCACGCCGATGCAATGGTCGATCGACCGCAACGGCGGCTTCTCGCGCGCCGACCCCGCCGCGCTGGTGCTGCCGCCGATCATGGACCCGCTGTACGGCTTCCAGGCGGTCAACGTCGAGGCGCAGATGCGCGACCAGCATTCGCTGCTGACCTGGACCCGGCGCATCCTGTCGGTGCGCAAGCGCTACCGCGCCTTCGGCCGCGGCGCGTTGCGCTTCCTGTATCCGGGCAACCGCCGCCTGCTCGCCTACCTGCGCTGCCACGAGGACGAGACCGTGCTGTGCGTGGCCAACCTGTCGCACACGCTGCAGGCGGTGGAACTGGACCTGTCCGAATTCGAAGGCCGGGTGCCGGTGGACATCATCGGCGGCGGCAGCTTCCCGCCGATCGGGCGCCTGACCTATCTGCTCACCGTGCCGGCGTTCGGCTTCTACGCCTTCCAACTGGTCGGCAACGCCACCTTGCCGGACTGGCACGTGCCCGCGCCGATGCCGCTGCCCGACTACCAGACCCTGGTGCTGCGCGGCGCGGTCGATGCCGCCGCGCTGCTGCCGCACCTGGCCACGCTCGAGCGCGACGTGCTGCCGACCTGGCTGTCCACGCGGCGCTGGTTCGCGGCCAAGGATCGTGCGCTGCGCGGCGTGCGCATCGCCCGGCGCACGCCCCTGCCCGGCAGCGACGCGCTGACCCTGCTGGAGATCGAGGCGGAACTGGAGCACGGCGAACGCGAGCGCTACATCCTGCCGCTGGGCATCGTCTGGGACCGCGAGCAGCCCAGCGTACTGGCCGAGCAGCTGGCGCTGGCGCGGGTGCGGCATGGCCGCGAGGTCGGCTACCTGACCGACGGCTTCGCGCTGAAGTCGCTGACCCGTACCACGCTTGCCGCGTTGCGCGAGGGCACCGTGCTGGCGATCGACGGCGAGACCCATGCCGGCGCCGATGCCGCGCCCGAACAGATCCGTTTCTGCGCCGCGCCGGCGCTGGCCGCGGTGGAGATCACCGAGGACGCCGAGATCCGCTGGCTGTCGGCCGAGCAGAGCAACAGCTCGCTGATCGTCGGCGACAAGGCGGTGTTCAAGCTGCTGCGCCGCGTGTCCGCCGGCGCCAACCCCGAGATCGAGCTGGGCGCGCGGCTGACTGCGGTCGGCTACGCCAACGCCGCCCCGCTGTTCGGCCACGTGACCCGGGTCGACGCGCAGGGCGTGGAGACCACGCTGGCGCTGCTGCAGGGCTTCGTGCGCAACCAGGGCGATGCCTGGCGCTGGACCCTGGACCACCTGGCGCGCGGCGCCGAGGAATACGCGGCCGCGCAGGACGATGCCGCGCGGCACGAGAGCGTGGCCGGCTACGATGCCTTCGCCGAAGTGGTCGGGCGGCGCCTGGCGGAATTGCACGATGCGCTGGCCCAGCCCACCGGTGCCGCCGCATTCGCGCCGCAGCCGGTGGACGCGGCCGTGGCGCAACGGGTGGTCGCCGGCGTGGAGCAGCAGGTGCAGGCGACGTGGGACACGCTGGCCGCGCACCGCGGTGCTGGCGAGGACGGCGCCGAGCGCGCCGCGGTGGACGCCCTGCTGGCCGCACGCCCGCGCCTGGACGCGTGGTTGCGGCAAGCGCCGGCGTTGCTCGACGGCGCGCTGCTGACCCGCGTGCACGGCGATTTCCATCTCGGCCAGATCCTGGTCGCGTTCGACGACGTGGTGCTGATCGATTTCGAAGGCGAGCCGGCCAAGTCGCTGGCCGAACGCCGCGCCAAGGGCAGCCCCTTGCACGATGTGGCCGGCTTCCTGCGCTCGCTGGACTACGCCAGCGAAGTCTCCGCGCGCGGCGAGGAGGGCACCGCCGCACGCGTCGGCATCGGCCTGGACAGCGCGCGGGACGCGTTCCTGGCCGCCTTCCGCAGCCGCGCCAGCGCCGCTTTCCTGGCCGCCTACCGCACTGTGCTCGACGCCAGCCCGCATCCATGGGTGGCGCCGGCTGCGTTCGAGACCACCACCCTGTTGTTCCTGATCGAGAAGGCCAGCTATGAAATTCGCTACGAAGCCGCCAACCGTCCGGCCTGGATCATGGTGCCGATACAGGGACTGCTGCGCATACTCGAACGCTTTCCCGCGCCCGAGGAGGCGATTCGATGA
- a CDS encoding LacI family DNA-binding transcriptional regulator, whose protein sequence is MPPPPADKRVTVSDIAAACGVSRATVSLVLRNSPLVHAGTRARVAAEIARQSYVYHRGAAGLRGRVSNAVALVVNDLANPFFAEFAGGVDAALAEAGYVMLMGSTGESPQRQQTVLASLIEHQPAALILAPTENTDAAQLRRLLGAQRPVLLFNRALDGDWPLLALDNRRGAHLATEHLLAQGHRAIAFFGGRRQSSSCAERRAGYRDALAAAGIAADPAWLIECAPTRLDAARQAGALRARAPLPTALVCYNDVVALGLASGLAERGRHAGHDYALIGFDDIPEAAVATPPLSTIAVAPRERGMQAAQLVLDALRQRQALPALTIAPARLCLRASSRVALSPVPGVAA, encoded by the coding sequence GTGCCACCGCCCCCTGCCGACAAACGCGTCACCGTCTCCGACATCGCCGCCGCCTGCGGCGTGTCGCGGGCGACCGTGTCGCTGGTGCTGCGCAACAGCCCGCTGGTGCATGCGGGCACGCGCGCGCGGGTGGCGGCGGAGATCGCGCGGCAGAGCTACGTCTACCACCGCGGTGCGGCCGGCCTGCGCGGGCGCGTCTCCAATGCGGTGGCGCTGGTGGTCAACGACCTGGCCAATCCGTTCTTCGCCGAATTCGCCGGCGGCGTGGACGCGGCGCTGGCCGAGGCCGGCTACGTGATGTTGATGGGCAGCACCGGCGAATCGCCGCAGCGCCAGCAGACCGTGCTCGCCTCGCTGATCGAGCACCAGCCGGCGGCGCTGATCCTGGCGCCGACCGAGAATACCGATGCGGCGCAACTGCGCCGACTGCTGGGGGCGCAGCGGCCGGTGCTGCTGTTCAACCGTGCGCTGGACGGCGACTGGCCGTTGCTGGCGCTGGACAATCGCCGCGGCGCACACCTGGCCACCGAGCACCTGCTGGCGCAGGGACACCGGGCGATCGCGTTCTTCGGTGGGCGTCGCCAGTCCAGTTCCTGCGCCGAGCGCCGCGCCGGCTACCGCGACGCGCTCGCCGCCGCCGGCATCGCCGCCGATCCGGCCTGGCTGATCGAATGCGCGCCGACCCGGCTGGACGCCGCGCGCCAGGCCGGCGCGCTGCGCGCGCGCGCGCCACTGCCGACCGCGCTGGTCTGCTACAACGACGTGGTCGCGCTCGGCCTGGCCAGCGGCCTGGCCGAGCGCGGCCGCCACGCCGGCCACGACTACGCGCTGATCGGCTTCGACGACATCCCCGAAGCCGCGGTCGCCACCCCTCCGCTGTCCACCATCGCCGTCGCCCCGCGCGAACGCGGCATGCAGGCCGCACAGCTGGTGCTGGACGCATTGCGCCAGCGACAGGCGTTGCCTGCGCTTACCATCGCCCCGGCCCGGTTGTGCCTGCGTGCCAGCAGCCGCGTCGCCCTCTCGCCCGTCCCTGGAGTCGCTGCATGA
- the glgB gene encoding 1,4-alpha-glucan branching protein GlgB, with the protein MSEVVHVWDQATLRAFANARHGDPFAVLGAHRIDDARVLRTHLPGADAVVAVLDDGREVPMEQGPSAGFFAAQLPDEGDYRLRIRWPGGEQETHDAYAFGPQLSDFDLHLIGEGRHLHLADALGANAVEVDGVRGTRFAVWAPNATRVAVIGDFNTWDARRHPMRLRHQAGVWELFVPGVGPGAHYKYALRGPRGEDLPARADPVARRAELAPGTASIVADPAPFHWRDDAWMASRARRHAPHAPLSVYEIHAGSWMHADDGSLLDWDALADRLIPYVADMGFTHIELMPVAEHPFGGSWGYQPLGLFAPTARFGSPDGFARFVDRCHREDIGVIVDWVPAHFPTDAHGLAHFDGTSLYEHADPREGFHRDWNTLIYNHGRREVSGFLIASALEFLQRYHVDGLRVDAVASMLYRDYSRNAGEWVPNIHGGRENYETIAFLRRLNQVVAEQAPGAITIAEESTAWPGVTADLAHGGLGFDYKWNMGWMHDSLHYIELDPIYRRYHHGEMTFSMVYAYSERFMLPISHDEVVHGKRSLLGRMPGDDWQRFANLRAYLGYMYTHPGRKLLFMGCELAQPTEWNHDAALPWHLLDDPRHRGVQRLVRDLNRLYAEHPALHARDDAPDGFAWVIGDDAGNSLFAYLRTAQGSDAPLLVVANLTPLVHHGYRIGVPRGGRWRELLNSDAQIYGGSNVGNGGSVLAESVGAHGHSASLVLTVPPLGVLVLGLED; encoded by the coding sequence ATGAGTGAGGTCGTCCACGTCTGGGACCAGGCGACGCTGCGCGCCTTCGCCAACGCCCGTCATGGCGATCCGTTCGCCGTGCTCGGCGCGCACCGCATCGACGACGCGCGCGTGCTGCGCACTCATCTCCCCGGTGCCGACGCCGTGGTCGCCGTGCTCGATGACGGCCGCGAGGTGCCGATGGAGCAAGGGCCGAGCGCCGGCTTCTTCGCCGCGCAGCTGCCTGACGAGGGCGACTACCGGCTGCGCATCCGCTGGCCCGGTGGCGAGCAGGAGACGCACGACGCCTACGCCTTCGGCCCGCAGCTCAGCGATTTCGACCTGCACCTGATCGGCGAAGGCCGCCACCTGCACCTGGCCGATGCGCTGGGCGCGAACGCGGTCGAGGTCGACGGCGTGCGCGGCACTCGCTTCGCGGTATGGGCGCCCAACGCCACCCGCGTGGCGGTGATCGGCGACTTCAACACCTGGGACGCGCGCCGCCACCCGATGCGCCTGCGCCACCAGGCCGGGGTGTGGGAGTTGTTCGTGCCCGGCGTCGGCCCCGGCGCGCACTACAAGTACGCGTTGCGCGGACCGCGCGGCGAAGACCTGCCAGCCAGGGCCGACCCGGTCGCGCGCCGCGCCGAACTGGCGCCCGGCACCGCCTCGATCGTGGCCGACCCTGCACCGTTCCATTGGCGCGACGATGCATGGATGGCCTCGCGCGCGCGCCGCCACGCGCCGCACGCGCCGCTGAGCGTGTACGAGATCCATGCCGGCTCGTGGATGCATGCCGACGACGGCAGCCTGCTCGACTGGGACGCGCTGGCCGACCGCCTGATCCCCTACGTCGCCGACATGGGCTTCACCCATATCGAACTGATGCCGGTCGCCGAACACCCGTTCGGCGGCTCCTGGGGCTACCAACCGCTGGGCCTGTTCGCGCCCACCGCGCGCTTCGGCTCGCCCGACGGCTTCGCCCGCTTCGTCGACCGCTGCCACCGCGAGGACATCGGCGTCATCGTCGATTGGGTGCCGGCGCATTTCCCCACCGACGCGCACGGCCTGGCCCATTTCGACGGCACCTCGCTGTACGAACACGCCGACCCGCGCGAAGGCTTCCACCGCGACTGGAACACGCTCATCTACAACCACGGCCGGCGCGAAGTCTCCGGCTTCCTGATCGCCAGCGCGCTGGAATTCCTGCAGCGCTACCACGTCGACGGCCTGCGCGTGGATGCGGTCGCCTCCATGCTGTACCGGGACTACAGCCGCAACGCCGGCGAGTGGGTGCCCAACATCCACGGCGGCCGCGAGAACTACGAGACCATCGCCTTCCTGCGCCGGCTCAACCAGGTCGTCGCCGAACAGGCGCCGGGCGCCATCACCATCGCCGAGGAATCCACCGCCTGGCCCGGCGTCACCGCCGACCTCGCGCACGGCGGCCTGGGCTTCGACTACAAGTGGAACATGGGCTGGATGCACGACAGCCTGCACTACATCGAGCTGGACCCGATCTACCGCCGCTACCACCACGGCGAGATGACCTTCAGCATGGTCTACGCGTATTCCGAGCGCTTCATGCTGCCGATCTCCCATGACGAAGTGGTGCACGGCAAGCGTTCCCTGCTCGGGCGCATGCCAGGCGACGACTGGCAGCGCTTCGCCAACCTGCGCGCCTACCTCGGCTACATGTACACCCACCCCGGGCGCAAACTGCTGTTCATGGGCTGCGAACTGGCCCAGCCGACCGAGTGGAACCACGACGCCGCGCTGCCCTGGCACCTGCTCGACGACCCGCGCCACCGCGGCGTCCAGCGCCTGGTCCGCGACCTCAACCGCCTGTACGCCGAACACCCCGCGCTGCACGCGCGCGACGACGCCCCCGACGGCTTCGCCTGGGTCATCGGCGACGACGCCGGCAACAGCCTGTTCGCCTACCTGCGCACCGCCCAGGGCAGCGACGCCCCGCTGCTGGTGGTGGCCAACCTCACCCCGCTGGTGCACCACGGCTACCGCATCGGCGTCCCCCGCGGCGGCCGCTGGCGCGAACTGCTGAACTCCGACGCCCAGATCTACGGCGGCAGCAATGTCGGCAACGGCGGGAGTGTGCTTGCCGAGAGCGTCGGTGCCCATGGCCACTCGGCCTCGCTGGTGCTGACGGTGCCGCCGTTGGGGGTGTTGGTGTTGGGGTTGGAAGATTGA
- a CDS encoding sugar MFS transporter: MSRRPLSNTAAIAVVSMIFFTWGGLTSLNDVLIPHLKAVFQMNYAQSMLIQFTFFGAYFLMSLPAGAVVARAGYKASIVIGLAAAAIGAAMFYPAARLPSYPLFLTALFVLASGITLLQVAANPYISLIGDPDKAPSRLNFAQALNSLGTTVFPLLIGPLILATAVLGADQLAALNPEQLAAYHIEQARSVEVPYLMLAGGLLLLAVFVLVMRIPSLREDSGSGVESHHSFGDALRQSHLRWGVVAIFMYVGAEVSIGSFLINYISGPTTGGLSEATASRYLAFYWGGAMVGRFAGAALLQVIPARRLLAAFAGVASLLLIVTMISSGHVAMWSVIAIGLFNSIMFPTIFTVSIERLGPLTGKASSLLIMGIVGGAIVPLAQGGLADVIGIQHAFVIPLLCYAYILWYGLRGSRLSANHLPAALPGAASVARARH, from the coding sequence ATGAGCCGTCGTCCGCTGTCCAACACCGCCGCCATCGCGGTGGTCAGCATGATCTTCTTCACCTGGGGCGGCCTGACCAGCCTCAACGATGTGCTGATCCCGCATCTGAAAGCGGTATTCCAGATGAACTACGCGCAGTCGATGCTGATCCAGTTCACCTTCTTCGGCGCGTACTTCCTGATGTCGCTGCCGGCCGGGGCGGTGGTGGCGCGGGCCGGCTACAAGGCCAGCATCGTCATCGGCCTGGCGGCGGCGGCGATCGGCGCGGCGATGTTCTATCCGGCCGCGCGGCTGCCGTCGTATCCGCTGTTCCTGACCGCGCTGTTCGTGCTGGCCAGCGGCATCACCCTGCTGCAGGTGGCGGCCAATCCGTACATCAGCCTGATCGGCGACCCGGACAAGGCGCCGAGCCGGTTGAACTTCGCGCAGGCGCTGAACTCGCTGGGCACCACCGTGTTCCCGCTGCTGATCGGTCCGCTGATCCTGGCCACCGCAGTGCTGGGCGCCGACCAACTGGCGGCGCTGAACCCGGAGCAACTGGCGGCCTACCACATCGAGCAGGCGCGTTCGGTGGAGGTCCCCTACCTGATGCTCGCCGGCGGCCTGCTGCTGCTGGCGGTGTTCGTGTTGGTGATGCGCATCCCGTCGCTGCGCGAGGACAGCGGCAGCGGCGTCGAGTCGCACCACAGCTTCGGCGACGCGCTGCGCCAGTCGCACCTGCGGTGGGGCGTGGTCGCGATCTTCATGTACGTGGGTGCGGAAGTGTCGATCGGCAGCTTCCTGATCAACTACATCTCCGGCCCGACCACCGGCGGCCTGAGCGAGGCCACCGCCAGCCGCTACCTGGCATTCTACTGGGGCGGCGCGATGGTGGGCCGCTTCGCCGGCGCCGCGCTGCTGCAGGTGATCCCGGCGCGCAGGCTGCTGGCCGCGTTCGCCGGCGTCGCTTCGCTGCTGCTGATCGTCACCATGATCAGCAGCGGCCACGTGGCGATGTGGAGCGTGATCGCGATCGGCCTGTTCAACTCGATCATGTTCCCCACCATCTTCACCGTGTCCATCGAGCGCCTCGGCCCGCTGACCGGCAAGGCCTCGAGCCTGCTGATCATGGGCATCGTCGGCGGCGCGATCGTGCCGCTGGCGCAGGGGGGGCTGGCCGACGTGATCGGCATCCAGCATGCCTTCGTGATTCCGCTGCTGTGCTACGCCTACATCCTCTGGTACGGCCTGCGCGGCTCGCGGCTGTCGGCCAACCACTTGCCGGCCGCGTTGCCGGGCGCCGCATCGGTGGCGCGCGCGAGGCATTGA
- a CDS encoding alpha-1,4-glucan--maltose-1-phosphate maltosyltransferase: MHVCLLSPLTTHDAAALEAAMAAAHANGCDHVVLPNPFAQDLQGRLADPAADDAAGDAQLRQWLALAHKHELKLLVDLRIDEIGGGSRLLQEHPHWFRARTTALPDPRAQRAAAEIAQGRFAYAEEGAGLAQWWSVRLRDWLHGGLAGFRILQPHRVPARSWRALIEGVQAQAPSARFLAWTPGLGLEALRGLHGAGFDAAFSSLAWWDGHGSWFFDEDVALRGLARRVVATIDPDAPSDAQPPLQRAQRARLAAAFGEAWAIAAPIAVPAPADSDADTDAAPTIPVDAAHDLRLRPLLRDGALTAVAVEPLGAAPWLVLLNSDRDHLLPVPGSALLRLLGDSESLLSDQGEPIQGDQGGTLEAGEVRVYRSVPARPALAAARARTPAEVAAGAARVCIEAVTPSVDDGRFPVKRTVGDRVCVEADAFYDGHDRIAVALLWRAADARSWSSAPMRALGNDRWRGEFPLERLGRYEFRIEAWRDLFATTHADLEKKRGAGTLLPVDVQEALVQVEAARARSRGALGARLKAIVARIARSDDPAARAEILLEPGTAEAMARADDKPFRTEYPMTFRVEAERRAAHFASWYELFPRSQSGDPTRHGSFDDVIARLPHIRAMGFDVLYMPPIHPIGENNRKGRNNAVSAQPGEPGSPYAIGSAAGGHTDVHAELGGLEGFRRLRAAAAEQGLELALDFAIQCAPDHPWLREHPDWFTWRADGSIPYAENPPKKYQDIVNVDFYASGAVPALWNALRDAVLFWVAEGVRLFRVDNPHTKPFPFWEWLIAEVRGRHPQVVFLSEAFTRPKPMYRLAKVGFSQSYTYFTWREHKAELQAYVEELNAGTPRECFRPHFFVNTPDINPVFLQQSGRGGHLIRAALATTLSGLWGMYQGFELCQATPLAPGKEEYLDSEKYQLRAWPERAPGDIVEEITRLNLLRRQHPELQSHLGTRFYVAHNDQVLYFGKFLDQAHLARSRSLVLVAISLDPHAAQGAQIEVPLWELGLPDHASVAARDLWDGHEFAWHGKQQTIRLDPSRPFSLWRIRAGATP; encoded by the coding sequence ATGCATGTCTGCCTGCTGTCCCCCTTGACCACCCACGACGCGGCCGCGCTGGAAGCGGCCATGGCCGCCGCGCACGCCAACGGCTGCGACCACGTGGTGTTGCCCAACCCGTTCGCGCAGGATCTGCAGGGGCGGCTGGCCGACCCTGCCGCCGACGATGCCGCCGGCGACGCGCAACTGCGGCAATGGCTGGCGCTGGCGCACAAGCACGAGCTGAAGCTGTTGGTCGACCTGCGCATCGACGAGATCGGCGGCGGCAGCCGCCTGCTGCAGGAGCATCCGCACTGGTTCCGCGCACGCACCACGGCGCTGCCGGATCCGCGCGCGCAGCGCGCCGCCGCGGAGATCGCCCAGGGCCGCTTCGCCTACGCCGAGGAAGGCGCCGGCCTGGCGCAGTGGTGGAGCGTGCGCCTGCGCGACTGGCTGCACGGCGGCCTGGCCGGGTTCCGCATCCTGCAGCCGCATCGCGTGCCCGCCAGATCGTGGCGCGCACTGATCGAGGGCGTGCAGGCGCAGGCGCCCTCGGCGCGTTTCCTGGCCTGGACCCCGGGCCTGGGACTGGAGGCGCTGCGTGGGCTGCACGGCGCCGGCTTCGACGCGGCGTTCTCGTCGCTGGCCTGGTGGGACGGGCACGGCAGCTGGTTCTTCGACGAGGACGTGGCGCTGCGCGGCCTGGCGCGTCGCGTCGTCGCCACCATCGACCCCGATGCGCCTTCCGACGCGCAACCGCCGCTGCAGCGCGCGCAACGCGCCCGGCTGGCGGCCGCCTTCGGCGAGGCATGGGCGATCGCCGCACCCATCGCAGTGCCGGCACCGGCCGACAGCGATGCCGATACCGACGCAGCGCCGACCATCCCGGTCGATGCCGCGCACGACCTGCGCCTGCGCCCACTGTTGCGCGACGGTGCCCTAACCGCGGTCGCGGTGGAGCCGCTCGGCGCCGCGCCATGGCTGGTACTGCTCAACAGCGACCGCGACCACCTGCTGCCGGTGCCGGGATCGGCGCTGCTGCGCCTGCTCGGCGACAGCGAATCCCTGCTCAGCGACCAGGGCGAGCCGATCCAGGGCGACCAGGGCGGCACCCTGGAAGCGGGCGAGGTGCGGGTCTACCGCAGCGTGCCGGCACGCCCGGCGCTGGCTGCTGCGCGTGCGCGCACGCCGGCCGAGGTCGCCGCCGGCGCGGCGCGGGTGTGCATCGAGGCGGTGACGCCGTCGGTGGACGACGGCCGCTTCCCGGTCAAGCGCACCGTCGGCGACCGCGTCTGCGTGGAAGCCGATGCGTTCTACGACGGCCACGACCGCATCGCGGTGGCGCTGCTGTGGCGGGCCGCCGATGCGCGCAGCTGGTCCAGCGCGCCGATGCGCGCGCTGGGCAACGACCGCTGGCGCGGCGAGTTCCCGCTGGAACGGCTGGGTCGCTACGAGTTCCGCATCGAGGCCTGGCGCGACCTCTTCGCCACCACCCACGCCGACCTGGAGAAGAAGCGCGGCGCCGGCACGTTGTTGCCGGTGGACGTGCAGGAAGCCCTGGTTCAGGTCGAGGCCGCGCGCGCGCGCAGCCGCGGCGCGCTGGGCGCGCGGCTGAAGGCGATCGTCGCGCGCATCGCGCGCAGCGACGATCCGGCCGCACGCGCCGAGATCCTGCTGGAACCGGGCACCGCCGAGGCCATGGCGCGCGCCGACGACAAGCCGTTCCGCACCGAATACCCGATGACCTTCCGCGTGGAGGCCGAGCGCCGCGCTGCGCATTTCGCCAGCTGGTACGAACTGTTCCCGCGTTCGCAGAGCGGCGATCCGACGCGCCACGGCAGCTTCGACGACGTGATCGCGCGCCTGCCGCACATCCGCGCGATGGGCTTCGACGTGCTGTACATGCCGCCGATCCATCCGATCGGCGAAAACAACCGCAAGGGCCGCAACAACGCGGTCAGCGCGCAACCGGGCGAACCCGGCAGCCCATACGCGATCGGCTCGGCCGCAGGCGGACACACCGACGTGCACGCCGAACTCGGCGGGCTGGAGGGCTTCCGCCGGCTGCGCGCCGCGGCCGCCGAACAGGGTCTGGAGCTGGCGCTGGATTTCGCGATCCAGTGCGCGCCGGACCATCCCTGGCTGCGCGAGCATCCGGACTGGTTCACCTGGCGCGCCGACGGCTCGATCCCCTACGCGGAGAATCCGCCGAAGAAGTACCAGGACATCGTCAACGTCGATTTCTACGCCAGCGGCGCGGTGCCCGCGCTGTGGAACGCGCTGCGCGACGCGGTGCTGTTCTGGGTCGCCGAGGGCGTGCGGCTGTTCCGCGTCGACAACCCGCACACCAAGCCGTTCCCGTTCTGGGAATGGCTGATCGCCGAGGTGCGCGGCCGCCATCCGCAGGTGGTGTTCCTGTCCGAGGCGTTCACCCGGCCCAAGCCGATGTACCGGCTGGCCAAGGTCGGTTTCTCGCAGTCCTACACCTATTTCACCTGGCGCGAGCACAAGGCCGAACTGCAGGCTTATGTCGAAGAACTCAACGCCGGCACGCCGCGCGAGTGCTTCCGCCCGCATTTCTTCGTCAACACCCCGGACATCAATCCGGTGTTCCTGCAGCAAAGCGGCCGTGGCGGCCATCTGATCCGCGCCGCGCTGGCGACCACGCTGTCTGGCCTGTGGGGCATGTACCAGGGCTTCGAACTGTGCCAGGCCACGCCGTTGGCGCCGGGCAAGGAGGAGTATCTGGATTCGGAGAAATACCAGCTGCGCGCCTGGCCCGAACGCGCGCCCGGCGACATCGTCGAGGAGATCACCCGGCTGAACCTGCTGCGGCGCCAGCATCCGGAACTGCAGTCGCACCTGGGCACGCGCTTCTACGTCGCGCACAACGACCAGGTGCTGTACTTCGGCAAGTTCCTCGACCAGGCGCACCTGGCGCGCAGCCGCAGTCTGGTGCTGGTGGCGATCAGCCTGGACCCGCACGCCGCGCAGGGCGCCCAGATCGAAGTGCCGCTGTGGGAACTGGGCCTGCCCGACCACGCCAGCGTCGCCGCCCGGGACCTGTGGGATGGCCATGAATTCGCCTGGCACGGCAAGCAGCAAACCATTCGCCTCGATCCGTCGCGGCCGTTTTCCCTATGGCGCATCCGCGCCGGAGCCACTCCATGA